AATGGTTCCTTGTATGATGTCCAGGTGGTGTCACCTCGTAATTATTTTGCATTTACCCCTTTGTTACCCAGCGTCACATGTGGTACTGTGGAAGCACGTAGTATTGTTGAGCCGATACGTAAGATTATCAAAAAGGTAAGGACAATCGTAATAGGCATCACTAATATTACATGCTGTGTCTGTTAGGAATATGTATCCATTTGTACAAACTTCAGTGATGTTTTAGAAGTTAACCAAGGAACTATGTATCCTTGGTGAACTGCCAAGGAGCTAGTTCCTCACCTGAGTCCTTGGCTAACTTCTAAGGTGCTAGTTCCTCCTTGGTTAACTCTAACCAAGGTGGTAGTTCCTTCCTGAATCTTGATCTCTCCTGCTGTTTTCAGACCTCCTGCTCCTACCACTGACTAATTCCGATGACTCCATTTAGACCATTTATCTCAATATACTTCTCTTCTGCTATTTACTGTTCACCATTTCATCTTCTAGGTTTTTGGAATTTCCAATTCTAATCATTGAATAATTTTTTCCCTAAATTTTGTTAAATGCTATAGATACTTAAATTTCTTACTCCTGAATTTAAATTTCGTTGATCTATGCTTCCAAGATGATCTTGCCTTCTGAAATTTTTCTATAAGCAGCCACTCCCCACTCCTCTACGCAGATTCTGTCCCACTTCCTGTGACTAAATTCCTTTGTATATTTACTGTTAGGAATGGAAGGATGGTAGATAATATGCATCGTTAGAGGATTTACATTTAGTTTGAACTTTGAATCTATCCTCTGCAGAAATAAAGAAATTAGAAAGGAAAAATTGCCTTTGTATAGAAGGATAATAACTGACAGATAAATCGATATGACATGATATGGTACATGTGGCACCATCCTTTTGGTGATCCCTTTGTTCATATGGTGAATTCATTCCTTTGAGATTTCACAAAATCTACCCaccaaatgatcctaaccattagaTTGGGCTCCCAATCAATGTGTACCATTGGTtgtatttttccatttcattggATTGCTGGGAACATCTGGTAGAGGAGAGTTTCATAGCCCATCACATGATGGGGGGCCAATGGATCATTTGCTTATgttaagtgggtcccatctgtACCATCACTGCGTCATAAAAGGAAACACCATTTCTCTTGATCTCGTATAGTCACTTTtatattttagtttctttcttcaTCAAGAGATGGTTTACTCTAgccaataaaaaaggaaaaaaggaaaaagagatgACTCACTCTAATTTCTAAAACAGTGTTATACTTCCTTTTCCATTCCTTTGGCAGAAAACTGGAAACATTGAATTCTGTGAAGCTGAATGTGTGAAGATTGACGCAGCAAACAAGAAAGTTCATTGTCGATCTACCCTTCCCGATGGGCGCAAAGAATTTCTTGTAGACTATGACTACTTAGTGATAGCAATGGGAGCCCAGGCAAACACATTCAACACTCCAGGTGTGCCAGAGCACTGCCATTTTTTGAAGGTAAGCTTTATTTTAATATGCTATAAGCATCCTGTcactcttttttcctttcttcttcttcttctttttatttatttatttatttacgacAGCATCCTATGACTTCTTTATTGGATTTATCAAACAGTTGTTCATGTTCCAAATTGTCCTTAGATACCATTAATATTTGGGAGATTGGTAATAGAATTCAAGTTGATTCTTGCATGCCTACATATATTGTGAAAATAGTCATCTTAGTGCAGGAAGTAGAGGATGCTCAGAGGATCCGTAGGAGCGTGATTGATTGTTTTGAGAAGGCCAGCCTTCCAAATCTTAGCgatgaagagaggaagaagatgcttcattttgtaattgttggAGGAGGGCCTACTGGCGTGGAATTTGCTGCAGAGTTGCATGACTTTGTATGTGAAGATTTAGAGAAGTTGTATCCAGACCTTCAAGACCTGGTGAAAATATATCTCATTGAAGCAGGCGATCAAATTTTGAACATGTAAGGAAGGGTACAATATTCTTACATCCATTTTCTTTCTAGCACTAGCATAGGGTATTTTTTCTGCAGGAGTATGTTACATGCCTAGTGCATCTTGAATATCTCATGAAGATGATTTGAATCTATCTTCTTGTAAATTATGACAAGGGATGCAAAATGGTATATAACTAAGATAATGACTTTGATATGTTCTATATATCTTTAACTAAGGGCTCATTTGGGAGCTtgaaaatggaggtaaatgaaatCCATTTTACAATTACACTCAAATCAAGAGTAAATGGAATCCTCAGTTGTGTTTGGTACCCTGTAGATGAAATGCACTAGAGTCCAAATATTATGTTTggatgggaggaattggaatgcattgggaTTCTCCAATAATTTCACAAGAACATATGTGACATCTCAAATCAGCTTTCATATCCCAAATTAATTTGCGTATGTGATATTTgacaaaatgattgtaataagcccattgaaatatacattttggccaaaaaatgaggaaattccgagccttgggtgggccacaaatgtaaggatcataAACAAGCAACTTTCCAATGTTTTTTTATCGGCCCATTTAGAtggccaatgtttggacggtttgaatcattctattggtgtgattttagtgatgcaacTGATAATTGGATTGTCTCGGAGTATCATtagcatgccacgtgtacggtggattgGGAGCGTGGTGACACCTTTGTTTACTCGTGCAACTCTCCAAGGGAGCCAAAAGAGGCATTTCACACTAGTTACTCCCAAATCTCTCCCCTTCCTCAATATTTCAAATCAGCCCCATTTAATCCCAATTCCATTTATTAACATTTACTCCCATCTAAACACATCTCTTAccccatttactcccatttactctcatccaaatgaCCCCAAGGGCAAAGTCTCTAGCTCCTTAAGCTACTTGGTTCTCATTTCGTGACTAGAGAGATTACTTTGTTTCTTGAATGAAATGATGTGGCATGAAATGATGATAGTTTGTCAGCTACTCTTTTTATCGAAAGAGTAGCTGACCAACCTATGTACTCATTTTTCCAAATGCACTCTTAGAGTTGAGTGGCCTGCCAGCATTTTCCAAAATTAACTTCACCTTCCAAAACATGTTCTTACACTTTTAGATGTATGCTTTTATAGGTTTGATAAAAGAATCAGTTCGTTTGCTGTAGAGAAGTTCGGAAGAGATGGTATTGATGTGAAAACAGGATATCAAGTTGTCAGTGTATCTGATAAGGCCATTACCATGAAAGTAAGACCATCTGGAGAGATTACATCTCTACCATATGGCATGGTTCTCTGGTCCACTGGTATTGGGACCCGCCCCGTCATAATGGATTTTATGAAGCAAATTGGCCAGGTTCCTTTCTTCCACATTCTTGTGTGACTTCCTAGTGTCTACTTTGAGGTTGGCTGGAGTTGTTTGCCTTTGGGTTATTCTTGTTTTCTCAACCAGTTATAATTTGGGTGTCGTTTTAaatgccataacatttatttgttGAAATTTATAGTTTGTATTGATTCAAGCATGCAGATGAATAGGCGTGTTCTAGCAACTGATGAATGGCTGCGAGTCCTGGGATGCGATGATGTATATGCACTTGGTGACTGCGCCACGATCCAACAACGCAAAGTCATGGTATGCGTGCCTTTATCCTGTTGCATTGAATTCTGCAGATGATAGATGGAGCGGTAACAGGAATTTTTACGAGTTCACTGTATTTGAAATTGGTTTCTAATAGATATTCTGTTCATATCATTTACTGTTCTAATCATTCAATATAATAGCTTTTTAAGAACTGTCTGTTTGATCTTTCTGAAGCAAGATTTGCATGAGAAGTTACCATTTTAAATACAAGGTACAATGAACAGAAAGGGTTATGCGACATTTAACTTAGTTGCAGATTCAAATTGTACAGCAATGAATAAGATATGCTGCTGCTTACTGTACACCAATGAATAAGATATGCTTCTGCTTATTACAGTACTAAGTTGCACATGTTAGAGCTTGTTATCTCTaaccagtgtttgaagtatcggtattgctacaagtttcgctagtcagggatacggaaacaatatcgagatcgctaataatatcgttgataactggAACTggggggaaacatgggaaaaacggtggaattttcagcgaaacttctgGAGAtgctaaaatgtacatatttgcatatttagaaatataaaaaatgcaaaaagaatgcatatataacaagtttcaatttaatggggccttaaaagcatatgttgttgtaagaaattagtccaaccatcccatccaacctatttaaccatccaaacatccatcgatattgcaaaatatctacaacacatgatatttcatcaagaaatcatcaacaattggaaaggaaatgaaagattgtggtctcaatatcacgcatgttgcgatattgataatattgagatattatcaatattatcaatgacaaattgaacactacatacaaccatatgcccatgaatattttttttctaataaacaaaatttttatgatatcaatacgttggtgatattattgaaatatcgtcgatacacttatgatacaagcattacctagaatttacatagtcgacaATATTGGctatacattggcaatattgatgcatcggcaatacaagcgacacctagaatttacatagttgaaaatattggtgattacattagcgatattgatacgttggcaatacttagcgatacattgctaatacttgaaatttctgatactaccagtgttatcaataTCGCTACctgtgttatcggtatcgctgagctagagataaagataatattggagatattttgataatatcggagataatttgaacaccGTCTCTAACAATACGTGTCAATTCCACATGAGAAATGTGACGTTTATTTAGAAAGGTCATCGCATGAATAATGCGAACACCCGTAAGAAGGTTACCACTATAGTGCTTTCCCGAGGTAGCCTTCCCTAAGAAATGGCTGCAGAGGTGCTTTTCATTTGCTGTTTTTTAATGCTACTATTTCTTTAAGTATTATTGATGTTGAGATAAGCTCATAGTTCTAGAGAATCAGCAAGCAATCATAATACTTGCAAGTTGCATCTTTTGGTGAAGTGGGTCATAAATCAGTGGAAGGTGAAACTACCTTACTGGTGCAAAATTGAACTTGTCCAATATCAAATCATTTCTTGTATTTGCTTGATGTAGTGTGACTTGGAAGTAATCACACTGTAGGTgaaacatgctaatattttttcaTTTAATGCTGGTATTCTTTAGGAAGATATCTCCGCAATATTTAATCTTGCGGACAAAGACAAATCCGGTACTTTAACCATTGAAGAGCTCCAAGATGTCATCGATGATATCTGTTTGAGGTACCCTCAAGTGGAGCTTTACTTGAAGGCTAAGCAAATGCGCAATGCTGTGGATCTGTTGATTGAATACAAAGGAAAGGAAACCAAAGAAGTGGATATCGAAGGGTTCAAGATAGCACTTTCCCAAGTGGATTCCCAGATGAAGAATCTTCCTGCAACAGCTCAGGTGATTTTTTATCCACATTTTATTGAAGTTGTTATCTGTTTAGTGGAAACTGAAACTTGAAACTTCACATATCACTTCTGCATATGCTGAACAAAAGTTGcaagtttataaaaaaaaatggcgTCTTCTAAAGAACCATATCATTACATTTTCCTTCTTGCTTTGTCATTAAATATAGGTTGCTGCTCAAGAAGGTGCATATCTTGCCAAGTGCTTTAATAATATGGAAGAGAGCGAACATAACCCTGAAGGTCCTCCGCGGATCAGGGGATCAGGTCGCCACCGATTCCGTCCCTTTAGGTATATTCCACTTTTCTAAATGTCTTCAATTTATTGGTTGTCTTAATTGCAGTTGTTTCTCTAGTTTGACTGAGTCTTCATTTGATGGTTTCTTAATTTTCTCCTAAAATCATTGTCATGACGTCACCTCTTAAATCTTTTCAAAGTTCTAAATTCCTTTGGGCATCTCATTCTACATAGACTTCTGATGGAATCATCTTTTACTGTCATAAAGAAAATACTAGGTTGTTAAGCACAGTTATTTACATTACTTCATTTATTCCTAAATGACCCTTTACAATTTGTGCAATTTATATTTGGTGGTTTGATTATAATTAATTTCATCATCTATCCAAATTGGCCTACTCCATATATTTTGAATGTGATATCCTAGTTAAGTATTTATCATGAAAATTCTCCAAATCTCTTTAGGGTGCTAGTTGAGGTTGAAAACTTGCTAATATCCCGTTTAATGAATCAAAAGAAAGCCCCACATAAGTTTTTATACCGTGAGGTTTGGTTTCCCCACATGCAACCCTATAATTGCAGCCATACATGCCAACCTTGCATGTATGCAGCACATCTGAGCTGTGTATCAGGTTGGACCCACTGTATTGATGATCTGACAAAAAATTCAGCTGTTCAAAAATTAGGTAGGGGACACGTGTATGCTTACATGCATGACCTGCCTGATATCTTAAAAAACTTGGAGGCCGTCTATTGCTTTTGTACATGTGAGATATACCTGATAGTTCAACAGCCTGACTTTTCTAGCCAAACTATGCACATGATAGGTGTCCCTCCTTTTCACTAGCTTGGATGTCCTCCAGGTGCAGGGTTGACATGTGCAGCTTCATGTGGAGATATGTGCGGAGTGGCATGGGTCTAACACCGATTTATTTCCAAATTTACCTACACCCATTAGACTGAAAGATGATCCATATTTACTTATTCAATTATCTATTTCAACTTGGTCACAACATGGACCATCACTGCTTTTTTCGCGATCTTTTATTAGTTGGCCACTGATCAAAGGGTTAGGACTGTCAATTCTAAGAGACTCTTGGGCACCTTTCAGATCAATGGCCTGAATCACTGAACCATAGGACTCATGTGTACAGAGTCCTGTGATATACATTTGGCAGGGCTTATATCTATTAATTCCACTGTATCTATTGGGTGTTTGGTGTAAGATTCTTCAATCCCGCAGTTCCTGATGTCAAAAGAAAACATCATGATCCCGGTGTGGGTCCCAAAAACAATATGTTGAATTTTACACTCTGCATTACCTCtgacatccatttttttcatgttttttttcccCACAAGTCTGTAAAATTTTCAACCATTTCCAGGTAACACATCAAAATCATTGCTAGAACTGTTTTTGTACAAGTCTACTATTTAGGATGCTGGTTCTGCTTTGAAATATTGTGATTCCTAGACAATCTCTGTTCATATAAAGTTTATTTCCTACTTCTGACTCTAGCTTCCTGCATTTTGGGAAAAGATCTGGAAAGACAATTCCGGAGATGTAACTCAAAGAGCCATGTTCCATTACTTGGAGAACTTGCGGGGATTTAAGCTGTAAAGATCATCTGACCTGGATCAAGGGCATGAACACTATCATTCTGGATTTGGCTGTGTTGGATGGACAAGTGAATCAAATTGCAAAGATTCATTTTAATCAAGAGAAAATCACAAAATTTATGGTGTTTCATAGTATTCTTAATGAGGAAACATCCTTTGAACTGTATTTTTGTTTGTTGCAAGTCGAACTTGAAACCAACATAATTGCAATTCAGACCACCAATCCTCATATGAATTCCAAGGAAATTACATGTTTGATTATTTGCACTTCCTTAGACCGATAGCTGCAATTCAATTCATTGTTACATCCAAGTGTTCAGTTTGCAATTTTATCTGCCCGAAGTTATGAAGTCGAAACTTCAGTGGCTGTCATGTAATCATAAGATCAGATGCATACAGAATAGAGGTGCAACTagggcaggttgggttgggttgagggtcaacccgagcccaacccgacCTCTAGAGGACCCAGTGCGACCTGAGgtgcccaacccgaacccaatctgAAGTCCTTtatacccgacccaacccaaagacatgtgattattcccaacccagcCTAACCCCATCCGAATTTGCTCAAcatgaacccaacctgaattcaaaTCCGGTTGGAGTTTCCAACCTGCGGACCTTGAGAACCAGACCCGAACTTGGCTTGGGTCAATCAGGTTCGGTTggacctgaacccaagttgcagtgTGTTGCTCAATGGAGGCCCAGTAAGATATAGAACTCAATGGAATTTCCAATTTAAAATGTCCAATGACTAAATTACCCTTTTAGAATGAGTGAATAATGCATAAAACTTTCTAAGTCACAGGAAAGAAAAAGAGTGGATTACTTCACagttattaataaaaaaaaattatttaagtgGATAAGAGCTGTGGTCATATTTTCACAATGTACCATGTGAAATTTCATTCCATGGTGTTCCTTTTCTTGTCTCTTACGAGTTTCTGATGACCGTTGATCTCAGATACAAGCATCTTGGGCAATTTGCTCCACTGGGAGGGGAGCAGACGGCTGCACAACTTCCTGGTGATTGGATCTCTATAGGCCACAGCAGCCAGTGGCTCTGGTATTCTGTCTATGCAAGGTATCCTCCTATTGCTGAACATGAACACATGGCGTTTTCTATTTCTTGTGCTGAAATGTGCATGAGTGATGATTGTGCATGATATCATATCAAATGGGTTAGGCTCTTTTGGGTGCTTATTTCTAGATTGTTGAACATTTGTATTCATTCACTATATTTTCAGCATTGATTGTGCATGAGTTGTATAACTGCTGAATACAGTCCATGCGTGCAAGATCCATGAtgtcatcaagtaggtcccaccatgtAGATAAGCTGACCAATCTCTGGCCGGTCTGCTCATCTCCCACGCATCTGCCCCCTCCCAATGATTCCTTGAGGGGCAGAGCATCTACCTGGCGGGGCATACAGGATGAGCACTTGCATCGGCATCTGTCATGTGTGGACCAGGAGTCCTAGAGGCTCCCATGTGCATGTGGCTGTCACCAATTCTAATTGCCTGATTGTTCTTTGACATCAGCAAGCAAGTCAGCTGGCGCACAAGAATATTGGTGATAAGCAACTGGACCTGGCGATTCATATTTGGAAGGGATTCGAGTGGTATCTGAGGCAACACCCCCTCCACAGAAATTTTTTTCCCACATACAGTTTTGGTGTATGTTATTGTTTCCTTCTCTTATCCTTCTTTCCACATCGGGGTGTTGGAAATGATCATTTGCCATGATCAACAGAGCTTCTAcgatctttatttttttcatgcGCAGTTCCTTTATTCATTCTTCATATGGAGAGTAAATCTTAACAGTCTGTCTGATACATTAATGATTAATATAACTATATTTCTGTTGAACTTCTACagcaaaatcagaaaattttgaaTAGACACTGTTGAAACCGTGAGTCTTGGGATTAGAAGATTTGGAAGTTGAATAAAGAATGTTAGTGGCTCATTTGGTCACCGCTTcagaatttttattatatttagaATCTGTTGTCCCATTTTGATAGGTAATAATTTACTCAATTCTACATAGATGGATGTTTGGCTCTCTGGCTTAAAGATTGGAATtttgaagtttttatttttttcgtggtttttattgattttttttttttttttttttttaaatttactcAATTCTACATAGATGctattctatttattttttaaatagtcTGTTTACAGGGAAACAAATTACAGTAAAGCCTTTATAGGCAAATGTAGGTATCCAAACATCTCCTGCAATTCTATTACCTGTCACTCCTTTACAACTTAAAGGATTTACTAGTATCCAAAAGACCCCTTACTAAACAGGCTGATGATTCTAAGCCTGAGTCCAACCCATGACCAATTCTTTTGACCCTTCCCACTTATAATTCATTAAAGCCCAACCTGGTCCAACCAACTCAAGCCATTTAATTGTGAATGGGGTTGGGCTTGATTTACCTGACCCAACCCATCTCGATCCAATTGTGTGGTCTAAGGATGAAATATGCAAAGCTAGGCTATACACAACTTAGCTGTGGTAGTggataaataactacataaaaTATTCAcctatatttttcttattttgtttttggttttggttaggtCCTGGTCAGGGCATATGTGAAGACATACATAAAAATTCATATGTACTTTAATTATTTGTTTCAGCTTTTGGTTAGGGTTGGTCTGTGCAACCCATTTATTTAAAGGAGGATgccatcaaataagttactttctcAACTtaacagcagtagataagtgacttatttcagataagtaagtttggtttatgaatAGTCATAAGTACATGTTTATTTAAGAGAATATAATtgcttcagttaatttttttagcttttctacttttcataagttgctgaagagagggaTCGGGAGAgataaaagagaggagaagctgataagtagtTGTTTgccaaatatacttatcttcttaataagtagaaactaagataagctacttgtggaataagtagcttatcttatgcaacttatgatccaaacgcccccttttAGTCCTACGGTTGTACCCACCTCAAAAATGGGATTGGTTTAGTTGACTGGCAGGCTGACCTAGCTAATTTCtccgagcggattaggtgagaccccatactcacccaagatggtgcggcccttaccttggggcccaccttgatgtatatattctacatccactctgtccatccattattCCAGACCATTTTAGTGTataattctaaaaatgaagcatccaATTATCAGggagaccatatcataggaaataatggtgattgatcattaatgggccacaaaatttttggatcaagcttgtatttgttttttcccttcatcgaggcttatgtgaccttatcaacagattggatggcaaataaacactagcGAAACATTAAGTtgtgccctaggaagtttttaatggtagtgttcattcaccattgtttcctatgatatggtacacctgataattgaatctacctcattttttttttttgcgataattccctaaaatgatctggaaaaacatatggacggcgtagatgcagaatgcatacatcaaggtgggccccacagtaagggctgcGCTGTCTTGTGTGAGtctggggtctcacctaaccCTCTACCCTTAGTCCCACCACAAATGGTAAACTTAGGAGGTGTTtggtaaatgagtaataattacttaccattGTAATTATAGCCAATCTCCAATGTAGAAGTCGACAACTAGCTTGTTTGAATGTTTTGAGTTGCAAGGAGGGGAAAAGGTTATAGAAAGTATAGTGCACAAAAACTGTGGGGCCTACTAGCTACTCATCTGTTctaccaaatcattttaggacatgagcctaagaTTGAgacagatccgaagctcaagtggaccacactacaagaaacattggtaattgaacgcctacagttgaaaacttcataATGGCCATGGAAATTTTGGATTATATTTGTGATTTACCTTTATATTTATCTGTGGACCCTAGGGAAggagaagctttcaacggtggacagtTTCAggaccactgttttcctgtggtgtggtccacttgaacttagatTCTGCCTCAttctgggctcatgccttaaaatgagctggcggaatagatggatggcctggataggaCATAGATTATGTTAGGACCCCCATATTTTACTCGTCACTCAAACAGGCCATTTCCATTCGTGCCATCCTCAAAAGGAGGTGAAATTACCAACCTCTTTTCCTCTCTTCAAAATGGATGATAAAAATTATTATTGTGCGTTTACAACTGTCTACGTGTATTTCATAACCATCCTTGGATAAGAATTGGCCGTTCCATATTTATTAAATTAGCAAAGGTCCGATTAGTGATCATGACCCGGCCCTtccaggtggggccctcctttagCTGCTGATCCCTCAAAAAAGTTACTTTGATGATGATCCTAGGCATGTAGTCAATGGTAGAAAATTGACAGTCCATATTAGTTactacaaaaaaacaaaaaaaaaaaaaaacaaaagaagtcaCTTTGTATGGGTGATATGGACTGcctatcatgtgggacctaccttcaaTTGTCTATCCGTCTCAAAAGTCACTTCGTATTAATGGATAACAGAGTGACGGTCCATTTTATTATATTAGAGAATTACTAGTGATCTgaatcatgcatcatgtggggccaacgaTTTGATTGTTGATCCCTCTTAGGTCATTTTGACTTGATGATCTTTACCGTTTGATCATTGAATAGAGGAAATAGATGGTTCACATATATTCTAATAGAAAAGTTCTATgcagttatccacaccatccatcatgtgcccCACATCTGTTTGTCAACCCCTCATAAAAAGACAATTCAATCGGCTGATACAGTCCATTCAATGGatagaaaaa
This region of Magnolia sinica isolate HGM2019 chromosome 1, MsV1, whole genome shotgun sequence genomic DNA includes:
- the LOC131236708 gene encoding external alternative NAD(P)H-ubiquinone oxidoreductase B2, mitochondrial-like, translating into MRFFSFFERSTRAFHHSPTYSKLIVLFTVSGGGLVAYSESKSDNGAYNVVSSQADAKKKKVVVLGTGWAGTSFLKNLNGSLYDVQVVSPRNYFAFTPLLPSVTCGTVEARSIVEPIRKIIKKKTGNIEFCEAECVKIDAANKKVHCRSTLPDGRKEFLVDYDYLVIAMGAQANTFNTPGVPEHCHFLKEVEDAQRIRRSVIDCFEKASLPNLSDEERKKMLHFVIVGGGPTGVEFAAELHDFVCEDLEKLYPDLQDLVKIYLIEAGDQILNMFDKRISSFAVEKFGRDGIDVKTGYQVVSVSDKAITMKVRPSGEITSLPYGMVLWSTGIGTRPVIMDFMKQIGQMNRRVLATDEWLRVLGCDDVYALGDCATIQQRKVMEDISAIFNLADKDKSGTLTIEELQDVIDDICLRYPQVELYLKAKQMRNAVDLLIEYKGKETKEVDIEGFKIALSQVDSQMKNLPATAQVAAQEGAYLAKCFNNMEESEHNPEGPPRIRGSGRHRFRPFRYKHLGQFAPLGGEQTAAQLPGDWISIGHSSQWLWYSVYASKQVSWRTRILVISNWTWRFIFGRDSSGI